One Cupriavidus taiwanensis DNA window includes the following coding sequences:
- a CDS encoding tetratricopeptide repeat protein, protein MALTDSRDLAVSTLNTRSVAQYETALRLLNGYYGDPLAVIDAALADDPGFAMGHALRAALMLTSGDGTAEPLLRQSVEAGEALHARANERERRHIAAARAWLGGDFERAVRGYGDIVIDHPRDLLALQTAHLGDFLLGQSTMLRDRVAQALPHWDAAMPGYGYVLGMHAFGLEETQLYERAEEAGRRALECQPRDPWAVHAVAHVMEMQGRRADGIAWLEGRRQDWADDNMLAVHNWWHLALFLLEDDRTDEVLALYDRAISRPAPAIALDLVDASALLWRLHLRGVDVGRRWQAVADDWLGRGAAGYYAFNDVHAVMASVGAQRPAAADQVRAALERAALGNGTNAMMSREVGLPVADALIAFGQGDYAAAIELLLPVRLLAHRFGGSHAQRDVIGLTLLEAALRSNRRNLALALTAERAALKPMSPGLRRLVQRADTCRAQP, encoded by the coding sequence ATGGCACTGACGGATTCCCGGGACCTCGCGGTCTCGACCTTGAACACGCGCTCGGTGGCGCAGTACGAGACCGCCCTGCGCCTGCTGAACGGCTACTACGGCGACCCGCTCGCCGTGATCGACGCGGCGCTGGCCGACGACCCCGGCTTCGCCATGGGCCACGCCCTGCGCGCCGCGCTGATGCTGACTTCGGGCGACGGCACCGCCGAGCCCCTGCTGCGCCAGAGCGTCGAAGCCGGCGAAGCCCTGCACGCCCGCGCCAACGAGCGCGAGCGCCGCCATATCGCCGCGGCCCGCGCCTGGCTCGGCGGGGATTTCGAGCGCGCCGTGCGCGGCTATGGCGACATCGTGATCGATCATCCACGCGACCTGCTGGCGCTGCAGACCGCCCACCTGGGCGACTTCCTGCTGGGCCAGTCGACCATGCTGCGCGACCGCGTGGCGCAGGCCCTGCCGCACTGGGACGCCGCCATGCCCGGCTATGGCTATGTGCTTGGCATGCACGCGTTCGGCCTGGAAGAAACCCAGCTCTACGAGCGCGCCGAGGAAGCCGGCCGGCGCGCGCTGGAATGCCAGCCGCGCGACCCGTGGGCGGTGCACGCGGTGGCGCACGTGATGGAGATGCAGGGCCGGCGCGCCGATGGCATTGCCTGGCTCGAAGGCCGCCGCCAGGACTGGGCCGACGACAACATGCTGGCCGTGCATAACTGGTGGCACCTCGCGCTGTTTCTGCTGGAGGACGACCGGACCGACGAAGTGCTGGCGCTGTACGACCGCGCCATCAGCCGGCCCGCGCCGGCGATCGCGCTGGACCTGGTCGACGCCTCCGCGCTGCTGTGGCGGCTGCACCTGCGCGGCGTCGACGTGGGCCGGCGCTGGCAGGCCGTGGCCGATGACTGGCTCGGCCGCGGCGCGGCCGGCTATTACGCCTTCAACGACGTGCATGCGGTGATGGCAAGCGTGGGCGCGCAGCGCCCCGCGGCGGCCGACCAGGTGCGCGCCGCGCTGGAGCGTGCCGCGCTGGGCAACGGCACCAACGCGATGATGTCACGCGAGGTGGGGCTGCCGGTGGCCGATGCGCTGATCGCGTTCGGGCAGGGCGACTACGCCGCCGCCATCGAACTGCTGCTGCCGGTGCGCCTGCTCGCGCACCGCTTCGGCGGCAGCCACGCGCAGCGCGACGTGATCGGGCTGACACTGCTCGAAGCGGCGCTGCGCAGCAACCGCCGCAACCTGGCGCTCGCGCTGACGGCCGAGCGCGCCGCGCTCAAGCCCATGAGCCCGGGCCTGCGCCGGCTGGTGCAGCGCGCCGACACCTGCCGCGCGCAACCCTGA
- a CDS encoding helix-turn-helix transcriptional regulator produces MTKATIQTARIAGNSPDQVRAALSQLYPGVAVHTASPALDFELQQHQFGELAVIRLSTTAAIQLDLAQRVDGYLLLTAAQGAGLETGRTACAPLSPTPASFVLDMQQVGVWRWQPGSYDMVMIDGARLHNRLRHLLERPLVQRVKFHQSIPADAPALQLARALAGAAPGLRRDDERMRACAAELALSLADALVYAVLDDIPHNYSLLLEQRHAGPSPRHVKRAIDYIHANARAVLALDDIARAARVSVRTLQAGFARFQGCSPMQYAKRVRLEGVYGALRGGELEHSVAQIARQWGFSHLGQFAHDYRMAFGETPSETRRTRLGASNDDAFASRGGVPG; encoded by the coding sequence ATGACCAAGGCCACGATCCAGACCGCGCGCATCGCGGGGAACAGCCCGGACCAGGTCCGCGCAGCGCTGTCGCAACTCTATCCCGGCGTTGCGGTACACACGGCGTCGCCAGCATTGGACTTCGAGCTGCAGCAACACCAGTTCGGCGAACTGGCGGTGATCCGGCTCTCGACCACCGCGGCAATTCAACTGGATCTGGCGCAGCGTGTCGACGGCTACTTGCTGCTGACCGCCGCGCAGGGCGCCGGCCTCGAGACCGGCAGGACCGCGTGCGCACCGCTGTCGCCAACGCCGGCATCGTTTGTGCTCGACATGCAGCAGGTGGGGGTCTGGCGCTGGCAGCCCGGCAGCTACGACATGGTCATGATCGACGGCGCACGCCTGCATAACCGGCTGCGGCACCTGCTGGAACGCCCACTGGTGCAGCGCGTGAAATTCCACCAGTCGATTCCGGCCGATGCCCCGGCGCTGCAGCTGGCACGCGCGCTGGCCGGCGCCGCGCCCGGCTTGCGGCGCGATGACGAACGCATGCGCGCCTGCGCGGCGGAGCTGGCGCTGAGCCTGGCCGACGCGCTGGTCTACGCCGTGCTGGACGATATCCCGCACAACTACTCGCTGCTGCTGGAGCAGCGCCACGCCGGACCGTCGCCGCGCCACGTCAAGCGCGCGATCGACTATATCCATGCCAATGCCCGCGCCGTGCTGGCGCTGGACGACATTGCCCGCGCGGCACGCGTCAGCGTGCGCACGCTGCAGGCCGGCTTCGCCCGCTTCCAGGGCTGCTCGCCGATGCAGTATGCCAAGCGCGTGCGGCTCGAAGGCGTCTATGGCGCCTTGCGCGGCGGCGAGCTCGAGCACTCGGTCGCGCAGATCGCGCGGCAATGGGGCTTCAGCCACCTCGGCCAGTTCGCCCATGACTACCGGATGGCCTTCGGCGAAACGCCATCCGAAACCCGGCGCACACGCCTGGGCGCGTCCAATGACGACGCCTTCGCCAGCCGCGGCGGCGTGCCCGGCTGA
- a CDS encoding FKBP-type peptidyl-prolyl cis-trans isomerase: protein MKTLALFLGTLTFAGAACAAGPAASAPAAASAPQTLASGMTIQHLIKGNGASPKATDTVQVHYRGTLADGTEFDSSYKRGQPISFPLNRVIPCWTEGVQAMQVGGKARLTCPPGTAYGARGVPGTIPPNATLTFEVVLLGVGG, encoded by the coding sequence ATGAAAACACTCGCGCTTTTCCTTGGCACCCTGACCTTTGCCGGCGCCGCGTGCGCCGCCGGGCCGGCCGCTTCGGCGCCTGCCGCCGCGTCAGCGCCGCAGACGCTGGCGTCGGGCATGACCATCCAGCACCTGATCAAGGGCAACGGCGCCTCGCCCAAGGCCACCGACACGGTACAGGTGCACTACCGCGGCACGCTCGCCGACGGCACCGAGTTCGACAGCTCGTACAAGCGCGGCCAGCCGATCTCGTTTCCGCTCAACCGCGTGATCCCGTGCTGGACCGAGGGCGTGCAGGCCATGCAGGTGGGCGGCAAGGCCCGCCTGACCTGCCCCCCGGGCACCGCCTACGGCGCGCGCGGCGTGCCGGGCACGATCCCGCCGAATGCCACGCTGACCTTCGAGGTGGTGCTGCTGGGCGTCGGCGGCTAA
- a CDS encoding MlaA family lipoprotein: protein MPVPLRFPTLATPVIAAALLAACATGPQASPDDPLEPMNRAIFTVNDKLDQYVAMPVARGYQAVTPQPVRTAVSNFYSNLADIGNFANNLLQGKGVAAAESFMRVAMNSVLGLGGLIDIATPAGLPKHSQDFGLTLGTWGVPSGPYLVLPVFGPSSIRDGAGLYVNFWFDPTTYAEPAVRNSLYGMNVVDVRTNLLGATDLLRLAALDRYAFVRDAYLQRRRYLLGENTALPDYGDDEDAGADPAAAASAGTPAPAQPQSPR from the coding sequence ATGCCTGTTCCGCTTCGCTTTCCGACGCTTGCCACCCCCGTCATCGCCGCCGCCCTGCTCGCGGCCTGCGCCACCGGACCGCAAGCCAGCCCGGACGATCCGCTGGAGCCGATGAACCGCGCCATCTTCACCGTCAACGACAAGCTGGACCAGTATGTCGCGATGCCGGTGGCCAGGGGCTACCAGGCGGTCACGCCGCAACCGGTGCGCACGGCGGTCAGCAATTTCTATTCGAACCTCGCGGACATCGGCAACTTTGCCAACAACCTGCTGCAGGGCAAGGGCGTGGCGGCCGCGGAGAGCTTTATGCGGGTGGCGATGAATTCCGTGCTGGGACTGGGCGGACTGATCGACATCGCCACGCCGGCCGGGCTGCCGAAGCACTCGCAGGACTTCGGGCTGACGCTGGGCACGTGGGGCGTGCCGTCAGGGCCCTACCTGGTTCTGCCGGTGTTCGGGCCCAGCTCGATCCGCGACGGCGCGGGACTGTATGTGAATTTCTGGTTCGATCCCACCACTTATGCCGAGCCGGCGGTGCGCAACTCGCTGTACGGGATGAACGTGGTCGACGTGCGCACCAACCTGCTCGGCGCCACCGACCTGCTCAGGCTGGCGGCGCTGGACAGGTACGCCTTTGTGCGCGACGCGTACCTGCAGCGGCGGCGCTACCTGCTCGGCGAAAACACCGCGTTGCCGGACTACGGCGACGACGAGGACGCCGGCGCCGACCCCGCAGCGGCAGCATCCGCGGGCACGCCGGCGCCCGCGCAGCCGCAGTCGCCGCGCTGA
- a CDS encoding MlaC/ttg2D family ABC transporter substrate-binding protein, whose translation MTIHRLLSVAPLAAMAMASVVHAQAVQPGDLRASPERLVQAAVEGVIGTIQSQPDTRAGDLGKITAVVQKQFLPYTDFQRTTRLALGSAWRTATPEQQQQLYEQFQTLLVRSYAVSLAQLREQNVRFRYQPSKAGSGATDVVVQTSVINNADEMQIDYRLQRTATGWKIYDINMMGAWLIEVYRKQFADIVARNGIDGLVKYLTTHNARQASEI comes from the coding sequence ATGACGATTCACCGTTTGCTTTCCGTGGCGCCGCTGGCAGCGATGGCCATGGCATCCGTCGTGCACGCCCAGGCAGTCCAGCCCGGCGACCTGCGCGCCAGCCCCGAGCGGCTGGTGCAGGCCGCGGTGGAGGGCGTGATCGGCACCATCCAGTCGCAGCCCGACACGCGCGCCGGCGACCTCGGCAAGATCACCGCGGTCGTGCAGAAGCAGTTCCTGCCCTACACCGATTTCCAGCGCACCACGCGGCTGGCGCTGGGCAGCGCCTGGCGCACCGCCACGCCGGAGCAGCAGCAACAGCTGTACGAGCAGTTCCAGACGCTGCTGGTGCGCAGCTATGCGGTTTCGCTGGCGCAGCTGCGCGAGCAGAACGTCAGGTTCCGCTACCAGCCGTCCAAGGCCGGCAGCGGCGCCACCGATGTGGTGGTGCAGACGAGCGTGATCAACAATGCCGACGAGATGCAGATCGACTACCGGCTGCAGCGCACCGCGACCGGGTGGAAGATCTATGACATCAACATGATGGGCGCGTGGCTGATCGAGGTGTACCGCAAGCAGTTTGCCGACATCGTCGCGCGCAACGGCATCGACGGGCTGGTGAAGTACCTGACCACGCATAACGCGCGCCAGGCGTCGGAGATCTGA
- a CDS encoding DUF6644 family protein, which translates to MPALFAAWTEWASTLARLPFATALRSSAWAYPAVEIVHLAGMALLFGSIFVVDMRLAGLGRRLPVSLLLRHALPFTIGAFIAVAASGVLLFVAHADELAANPAFLAKLGLIALALANVLWFHAGPSRSLHDREHGWDADAPPPAGARLNAILSIAVWLLVICAGRLIAYV; encoded by the coding sequence ATGCCGGCGCTGTTCGCCGCCTGGACCGAATGGGCCAGCACGCTGGCGCGGCTGCCGTTCGCAACCGCGCTGCGCAGTTCGGCGTGGGCCTACCCCGCGGTGGAGATCGTCCACCTCGCCGGCATGGCGCTGCTGTTCGGCTCCATCTTCGTGGTCGACATGCGGCTGGCCGGGCTGGGCCGGCGGCTGCCGGTGAGCCTGCTGCTGCGCCATGCGCTGCCCTTCACCATCGGCGCCTTCATCGCCGTCGCGGCCAGCGGCGTGCTGCTGTTCGTGGCCCATGCCGACGAACTGGCCGCCAATCCCGCCTTCCTGGCCAAGCTGGGCCTGATCGCGCTGGCGCTTGCCAACGTGCTGTGGTTCCACGCGGGCCCGAGCCGCAGCCTGCACGACCGCGAGCACGGCTGGGACGCCGACGCCCCGCCGCCTGCCGGCGCCCGCCTGAATGCCATTTTGTCGATCGCCGTATGGTTGCTGGTGATCTGCGCCGGGCGGCTGATCGCTTACGTCTGA
- a CDS encoding MMPL family transporter: MLTSLLTRIVRLATAWPWRVILLAALLTAASGVYVARNFAINTDIGRLLDSDAPWALRDEAIGKAFPQRGQMILAVVQAPAAELADAAADALAEALRQQPARFTAVSQPGGGAFFARNGLLFAGTDQVRQLTQQLVQARPLINALAHDPTLRGLSDVLATTLALPLQMGQVRLGDMAALLGSSARTLDQVLAGQPAALSWAGLLDDSLRPGADGQVYRYVALSPVLDYSDLKAGAAAARAIRHAAAELRLAQRYQASVRLTGPQALADDEFASVSDGAVLNGVLTVLAVVLILWLALRSARLIVAVLASLFAGLLVTAALGLAMVGALNMISVAFAVLFVGLGVDFGIQFGVRYRAERHDRDHIVDALGLAARAVGAPLALAAAATAAAFFCFLPTDYRGVAELGLIAGVGMMVAFITTFTLLPALIAVLKPGGESASPGFAWLAPADRFFERYRKPVLGVTLLAILAGAPLLPHLRFDFDPLHLKDPQSESMATLLALKDAPQAGTDDVSVLAPSLPAAHALAGRLAALPEVARAVTLQSFIPDDQPPRLQAIGQASAALMPALTQPAAAPATDGARVNALRNAARQLAIAADEHPGPGAAEAAHLSATLKKLAGADAPTRDRAERAIALPLQLALARLKLALSPQPVSLQTLPPELVRDWITPDGRALVSVSPRLPEQGSAQREAALARFIAAVQRVAPDATGGPISIRGSADTIMTAFAQAGAWAVLSITLLLWITLRRFGDVLRTLVPLLVSAIVTLELCVVFGIALNFANVIALPLLLGVGVAFKIYYVIAWRHGKTRLLQSSLTHAVLYSAATTAVAFGSLWLSQHPGTASMGKLLALALACTLVGAVFFQPILMGRPREGSHPGPDQPALP; encoded by the coding sequence ATGCTGACTTCGCTGCTGACACGCATCGTCCGGCTTGCCACCGCCTGGCCGTGGCGCGTCATCCTGCTGGCGGCATTGCTGACGGCGGCCAGCGGCGTCTACGTGGCCCGCAACTTTGCCATCAACACCGACATCGGCCGCCTGCTGGATTCCGACGCGCCGTGGGCGCTGCGCGACGAGGCCATCGGCAAGGCCTTCCCCCAGCGTGGCCAGATGATCCTGGCGGTGGTGCAGGCGCCCGCCGCGGAACTGGCCGATGCCGCCGCCGATGCGCTGGCCGAAGCCTTGCGCCAGCAGCCGGCGCGCTTCACCGCCGTCAGCCAGCCCGGCGGCGGCGCCTTCTTCGCACGCAACGGCCTGCTCTTCGCCGGCACCGATCAAGTCCGCCAGCTGACGCAGCAGCTCGTGCAGGCGCGCCCGCTGATCAACGCCCTCGCGCACGACCCGACGCTGCGCGGCCTGTCCGATGTGCTCGCCACCACGCTGGCGCTGCCGCTGCAGATGGGGCAGGTCAGGCTGGGCGACATGGCCGCGCTGCTGGGCAGCAGCGCGCGCACGCTGGACCAGGTGCTGGCCGGCCAGCCCGCCGCGCTGTCGTGGGCGGGACTGCTCGACGACAGCCTCAGGCCCGGCGCCGACGGCCAGGTCTACCGCTATGTCGCGCTCAGCCCGGTACTCGACTACAGCGACCTGAAAGCCGGCGCCGCCGCCGCGCGCGCGATCCGGCACGCCGCGGCCGAACTGCGGCTGGCGCAGCGCTACCAGGCCTCGGTGCGGCTGACCGGCCCGCAGGCGCTGGCCGACGACGAGTTCGCCTCGGTCAGCGACGGCGCCGTGCTCAACGGCGTGCTGACCGTGCTGGCGGTGGTGCTGATCCTGTGGCTCGCGCTGCGTTCGGCGCGGCTGATCGTCGCGGTGCTGGCGAGCCTGTTCGCCGGGCTGCTGGTCACCGCCGCGCTGGGGCTGGCCATGGTCGGCGCGCTCAACATGATCTCGGTGGCCTTCGCGGTGCTGTTCGTCGGGCTGGGCGTGGACTTCGGCATCCAGTTCGGCGTGCGCTACCGCGCCGAGCGCCATGACCGCGACCACATCGTCGATGCGCTGGGGCTGGCCGCGCGCGCGGTGGGCGCACCGCTGGCGCTGGCCGCCGCGGCCACCGCGGCGGCGTTCTTCTGCTTCCTGCCCACCGACTACCGCGGCGTCGCCGAACTGGGCCTGATCGCCGGCGTCGGCATGATGGTGGCGTTCATCACCACCTTCACGCTGCTGCCGGCGCTGATCGCGGTGCTGAAGCCCGGCGGCGAATCCGCGTCGCCGGGCTTTGCCTGGCTGGCGCCCGCGGACCGCTTCTTCGAACGCTACCGCAAGCCGGTGCTGGGGGTCACGCTGCTCGCCATCCTGGCGGGCGCGCCGCTGCTGCCGCACCTGCGCTTCGACTTCGACCCGCTGCACCTGAAGGATCCGCAGTCCGAATCGATGGCCACGCTGCTGGCGCTCAAGGACGCGCCGCAGGCCGGCACCGACGATGTCAGCGTGCTGGCACCGTCGCTGCCGGCCGCGCACGCGCTTGCGGGCCGGCTCGCGGCGCTGCCCGAAGTGGCGCGCGCGGTCACGCTGCAGAGCTTTATCCCGGACGACCAGCCGCCCAGGCTGCAGGCCATCGGCCAGGCCTCGGCCGCGCTGATGCCGGCGCTGACGCAGCCCGCCGCGGCGCCCGCGACCGACGGCGCGCGCGTCAATGCGCTGCGCAACGCCGCGCGGCAACTCGCCATCGCCGCCGACGAACATCCCGGCCCGGGCGCCGCCGAAGCGGCGCACCTGTCCGCCACGCTGAAAAAGCTGGCCGGCGCGGATGCGCCCACGCGCGACCGCGCCGAGCGCGCCATCGCGCTGCCGCTGCAACTGGCGCTGGCCAGGCTGAAGCTGGCGCTGAGCCCCCAACCCGTCAGCCTGCAGACCTTGCCGCCGGAACTGGTGCGCGACTGGATCACGCCGGACGGACGCGCGCTGGTCAGCGTCAGCCCCAGGCTGCCCGAGCAGGGCAGCGCGCAGCGCGAAGCCGCGCTGGCGCGCTTTATCGCCGCGGTGCAGCGCGTCGCGCCCGACGCCACCGGCGGGCCGATCTCGATCCGCGGCTCGGCCGATACCATCATGACCGCGTTCGCGCAGGCCGGCGCGTGGGCGGTGCTGTCGATCACCCTGCTGCTGTGGATCACGCTGCGCCGCTTCGGCGACGTGCTGCGCACGCTGGTCCCGCTGCTGGTGTCGGCCATCGTCACGCTGGAGCTGTGCGTGGTATTCGGCATTGCGCTGAACTTTGCCAACGTGATCGCGCTGCCGCTGCTGCTCGGCGTGGGCGTCGCCTTCAAGATCTACTACGTGATTGCCTGGCGGCACGGCAAGACCCGGCTGCTGCAGTCCAGCCTGACGCACGCGGTGCTGTACAGCGCCGCGACCACCGCCGTCGCCTTCGGCAGCCTGTGGCTGTCGCAGCATCCCGGCACCGCCAGCATGGGCAAGCTGCTGGCGCTGGCGCTGGCGTGCACGCTGGTCGGCGCGGTGTTCTTCCAGCCGATCCTGATGGGCCGCCCGCGCGAAGGCAGCCATCCAGGACCCGACCAGCCGGCCCTGCCCTGA
- a CDS encoding DUF6152 family protein, with amino-acid sequence MPSIRALFRPALFRRALSAAALAVAAVPAIAHHGWSTYDETRPLTLTGKIVESHYENPHAHIRIDAGGKRWLAVLAPVSRMEARGATSDKVAVGREVTLVGYASKEKPDELRAERITMDGKTVELR; translated from the coding sequence ATGCCCAGCATTCGCGCCCTGTTCCGCCCCGCCCTGTTCCGTCGCGCCCTGAGCGCCGCCGCCCTGGCCGTGGCGGCCGTCCCCGCCATCGCCCACCACGGCTGGTCGACCTATGACGAGACCCGGCCGCTGACGCTGACCGGCAAGATCGTCGAAAGCCATTACGAGAACCCGCACGCGCACATCCGCATCGACGCTGGCGGCAAGCGCTGGCTGGCGGTGCTGGCACCGGTATCGCGCATGGAAGCGCGCGGTGCGACCTCGGACAAGGTCGCGGTGGGGCGCGAGGTCACGCTGGTCGGCTACGCCAGCAAGGAAAAACCGGACGAGCTGCGCGCCGAGCGCATCACGATGGACGGCAAGACAGTCGAGCTGCGCTGA